In Cydia pomonella isolate Wapato2018A chromosome 1, ilCydPomo1, whole genome shotgun sequence, one genomic interval encodes:
- the LOC133534792 gene encoding neural cell adhesion molecule 2-like, with amino-acid sequence MLSTEVVVLRAVRGHDARLPCGQGKVFLDGPDAYVLWLKNEREFLYRFPNEETQRRSLSLDQVFGTTCIAGACHDDTSLLLKRVSDRDGGIYRCRVHYQASPSVDYVIDMRLVDSPGTPQIYNDAGEPLKRGHIQHISLETNFTLTCEVADEPDTLLFWRRNGIVIERAEASRPRTLRATVSVTNATRAELDAHYECLAQNADVTEPLSASVLVTMYLPPLSVEIRLNNNVDFEAGQPRVVDCVVVGCVPPPSITWHLGDTLLRPSVHKELHDGNYTVSSLTLAPSLRDGGRELACRAHNSHLPGQVFQDQVTLNVGYRPVCLSSGEETIGAVPGEAETVTCVVEASPEPLQFSWTFADSRTLYTSVKKLPGHQHRYSSTLTWLPRVGDYGALLCRATNSFGEQKRACAYAVARGGAPRAPQCVVKEVGTLRIQCKKDWDGGRPQTVHLIVRDSTGTVVNNASDAAGHFQLASAGHNLSAVVYASNSRGRSEEVELQMQNTPMSAFAVTEPTPVRGWARWLEVSAIVVVATVAIAATTLCVRAVRARRHTDNPDLVPRADGTFHREPDFAGGERVLGTTNITVNQLASCQNQYTSSPVPSCRVLVGCPHPPPDACPATQHSYYV; translated from the exons ATGTTGTCCACAGAAGTGGTGGTCCTCAGAGCTGTGAGAGGTCATGATGCACGGCTCCCCTGCGGCCAAGGCAAGGTGTTTCTAGACGGGCCTGACGCTTACGTCCTATGGCTCAAGAATGAGAGGGAATTTCTCTACCGCTTCCCTAATGAGGAGACTCAACGGAG ATCACTTTCACTAGACCAAGTATTCGGCACAACGTGCATCGCGGGCGCCTGCCACGACGATACCTCTCTCCTTCTAAAGCGCGTGAGCGACAGAGACGGCGGCATTTATCGCTGCCGCGTGCACTATCAGGCGTCGCCGTCGGTGGACTATGTCATCGATATGAGGCTGGTTG ATTCTCCGGGTACGCCTCAGATCTACAACGATGCTGGCGAACCGCTGAAGCGAGGTCACATCCAGCACATAAGCCTCGAAACCAATTTCACTCTCACCTGCGAAGTTGCTGATG AGCCAGACACGCTTCTCTTCTGGCGTCGCAATGGCATCGTGATCGAGCGCGCCGAGGCGTCGCGTCCGCGCACGCTTCGCGCTACCGTGAGCGTGACCAACGCGACGCGCGCCGAGCTAGACGCGCACTATGAGTGCCTCGCGCAGAACGCCGATGTCACCGAGCCGTTGAGTGCGAGCGTTCTGGTTACGATGTACT TGCCTCCTCTCAGCGTGGAGATCCGCCTAAATAACAACGTAGATTTCGAGGCCGGTCAGCCCCGAGTGGTAGACTGCGTGGTGGTCGGTTGCGTGCCTCCCCCGTCCATCACCTGGCATCTGGGAGACACGTTGCTAAGACCGAGCGTGCATAAG GAACTCCACGACGGAAACTACACAGTGTCCTCTTTGACACTAGCGCCATCTCTCCGCGACGGCGGGCGCGAGCTCGCGTGCCGCGCGCACAACTCCCACCTCCCCGGCCAGGTGTTCCAGGACCAGGTCACCCTAAACGTGGGCT ATCGTCCAGTCTGCCTGTCAAGTGGCGAGGAGACTATCGGAGCGGTGCCAGGCGAGGCCGAAACAGTAACTTGTGTGGTGGAAGCGTCACCGGAGCCCCTGCAGTTCAGCTGGACCTTCGCGGACTCACGCACCTTATATACAAGCGTCAAG AAACTCCCAGGCCACCAGCACCGCTACAGCTCAACGCTCACCTGGCTGCCGCGAGTCGGGGACTACGGCGCGCTGCTCTGCCGAGCGACGAATTCGTTCGGCGAGCAGAAGCGAGCGTGCGCGTACGCGGTGGCGCGGGGCGGCGCGCCGCGGGCGCCGCAGTGCGTGGTCAAGGAGGTGGGGACTCTAAGGATTCAGTGTAAGAAAG ATTGGGACGGGGGCCGCCCCCAAACTGTCCACCTCATCGTCCGCGATTCAACCGGCACGGTGGTCAACAACGCTTCCGACGCCGCGGGCCACTTCCAGCTAGCGTCAGCCGGGCACAACCTCAGTGCAGTGGTGTACGCGAGCAACAGTAGGGGACGAAGCGAGGAGGTGGAGTTACAGATGCAGAATACACCGATGAGTGCTTTTG cAGTGACGGAGCCGACTCCCGTCCGCGGTTGGGCACGTTGGCTCGAGGTGTCAGCCATCGTTGTCGTTGCCACTGTCGCTATAGCGGCGACAACGCTCTGCGTGCGCGCGGTGCGGGCAAGGAGACACACGGACAACCCTGATCTGGTGCCAAGGGCGGATG GAACGTTCCATCGCGAGCCAGACTTCGCGGGAGGTGAGCGGGTGCTTGGTACGACCAACATCACTGTCAACCAGCTAGCTTCGTGTCAGAAT CAGTACACGTCATCGCCAGTTCCCTCCTGCCGAGTTTTGGTGGGGTGTCCCCACCCCCCACCAGACGCCTGTCCTGCCACGCAACATTCATACTACGTTTAA